CGGCCTGCGGGGATACGTGATAAGATGGCAGTACTGCGATCTTCATCTGCACGAAGGGCGGCGGTATTGTCTGTAGCGATATACCCTGGAGCAATAGCATTGACATGTACTCCTTTTCCTGCCCATTCATTGGCAAATGCTTTGACCAGTGATCCTACGGCGCCTTTGCTGGCAGCATATCCCGGCACATTGATGCCACCCTGGAAGGTGAGCAGCGATGCTGTAAAGATAATCTTTCCACGGCCCCGGGATAGCATCTGTTTACCAATTTCGCGTGTTAGTATAAATGGTGCATCGAGGTTGATGCCTAATACTTCATCCCAATATTCATCCGGATGTTCTGCTGCCGGAGCACGGAGGATGGTACCTGCATTGTTGACCAATATATCGATGACAGGAAAACGGCTGGTCACTTCTTTGATGAATGCATACAGGGCTTCACGGTTCCCCATATCGCAGGTGTAGCCATAGAATTTTTTGCCTGCTGCCTGCACGGTTTTTTCCACTTCACTACCTGTGGGTTCCTGCGAAGCAGATACACCTATTATATCTGCGCCTGCTTCTGCAAGGGCTACGGCTATACCTTTGCCAATACCTCGTTTGGCACCGGTTACCAATGCCACCTTGCCTGTGAGATCAAATGACCGCAGTATCATAATGAGTTATTTTTTTAAGGTTATCGTAAATCTGGTACTGCACATACATCCATGTCTCCATAGTCGAGGTTTTCACCAGCCATGCCCCAGATAAATGTATAGTTGCTGGTGCCGGCGCCGGAGTGAATAGACCAGGGTGGTGATATTACAGCCTGTTCGTTCTGCATCCAGATATGACGGGTTTCCTGTGGTTGCCCCCAGAAGTGACAAACGGATTGGCCATCGGGTACTTCGAAGTAGAAGTATACTTCCATGCGCCTGTCGTGTGTATGCGCAGGAATAGTATTCCAGATGCTGCCTGTTTTGAGTTCGGTCATACCCATCTGCAACTGGCAGGTAGGTAGTACGGAGGCGACGAGCAGTTTATTAATAGTACGGTGATTGGCGGTTTCGGGGCTGCCCAGGGTTACGATTTCCGCATCCTTCTTAGTGACCAGACGGGTTGGATATGTCTGATGAGCTGGCGTAGAGTTGATATAAAACTTAGCAGGTTGCTCACAGTCGTTGCTACTGAAGAGGATTTCCTGTTTGCCTTTGCCTATATATAACGCCTCTTTGAAGCCTACTTCGAATACTTCTCCATCTACCTGAACTTTGCCCGGAGCGCCTACATTGATAATGCCCAGTTCTCTGCGTTCCAGGAAGTAGGTAGCTTTCAGCTGATCCGGTGTTCCCAGTTTTACGGTTTTGTTCACAGGCATGATGCCTCCTGTGATAAAACGATCATAATGGCTATATACCAATACTGCATCGTCGGCAAAGAAGAGCTTTTCTATAAGCAGTTCTTTTCTGGTTTCGTCTGTCGTCCAGCGCAACACGGAGGCCGGGCTGGTGGCATATCTCGTTTCGGCAGTCATACGGCTGACAATTAGTTTTTAGAAATGATAATAAATAGCGGGAGATGCGTATCAGTGCATCTTTCATAACTGAATGGAAAGATAGTGCTTAATGCCCAGAAATGCAAACGTTTGCATAACAATGAAACTAATACTTTTTTATCATTAACCACATGTTTTTTGGCTAATCCGCCTAATTCAGGGTGTTTGAAGGGTATTACCGGCTTTTTATCACATTATAAATATTTCCATTAGCGGAGGAGTCATTATCTTTGCGTTCCCTTTTCTGACAAGGATTTGGGGTGCTCTTAACCGCTAAAACCTTTTAGCCAACCTATCGAGTGTTTTACTATCATTCTAAAGTCAAAATCGCATTAATGATTAAGATTTTAGTATTAACAGGCGGTGTGGTAATTTTATACTTTAGCTTATATGAATAAGTATCTGCAAATACATCCCGGCGACAATGTACTTGTTGCTTTACAAGACCTCCAGCAAGGTACGGAAGTCGGGTTCAATGGTTCCACAATAACCTTATTAAAAGACGTTCCCGCTAAACATAAATTCATGATCGCTGATGCTAAGGAAGGCGATCCTATCACTATGTATGGAGTATTGGTTGGTAAAGCCAATGTTGCCATTGCCAAGGGTGAACTGATTACTATTACCAATGTAAAACATGACGCCAGTGCTTTCCATGAAAAAGAAGGAACTGTAAAATGGGAACAGCCTGATGTGAGTAAGTGGGCTAACCGCACC
This Chitinophaga sancti DNA region includes the following protein-coding sequences:
- the kduI gene encoding 5-dehydro-4-deoxy-D-glucuronate isomerase; amino-acid sequence: MTAETRYATSPASVLRWTTDETRKELLIEKLFFADDAVLVYSHYDRFITGGIMPVNKTVKLGTPDQLKATYFLERRELGIINVGAPGKVQVDGEVFEVGFKEALYIGKGKQEILFSSNDCEQPAKFYINSTPAHQTYPTRLVTKKDAEIVTLGSPETANHRTINKLLVASVLPTCQLQMGMTELKTGSIWNTIPAHTHDRRMEVYFYFEVPDGQSVCHFWGQPQETRHIWMQNEQAVISPPWSIHSGAGTSNYTFIWGMAGENLDYGDMDVCAVPDLR
- a CDS encoding SDR family oxidoreductase — its product is MLRSFDLTGKVALVTGAKRGIGKGIAVALAEAGADIIGVSASQEPTGSEVEKTVQAAGKKFYGYTCDMGNREALYAFIKEVTSRFPVIDILVNNAGTILRAPAAEHPDEYWDEVLGINLDAPFILTREIGKQMLSRGRGKIIFTASLLTFQGGINVPGYAASKGAVGSLVKAFANEWAGKGVHVNAIAPGYIATDNTAALRADEDRSTAILSRIPAGRWGTPKDFQGPAVFLASAASDYVHGTILTVDGGWMGR